In Calditrichota bacterium, the following proteins share a genomic window:
- a CDS encoding pyridoxal-phosphate dependent enzyme: MNQRPSLADIREAHARIAPHIHRTPVFRSRSLDTLVGAELFFKCENLQRSGSFKIRGATNAVLSLGAEEAAPGVVTHSSGNHAAALALAAHLRGIAAHIVMPENAPAVKVAAVRAYGGRITFCSPSMKAREEAAARIVAETGATLVHPYNDHRIIAGQGTAALELLEQVEHLDMVLAPVSGGGLLSGTAIAAKGLRRQVRVLGCEPRNADDAYRSLREGRIVTNEHPVTIADGLRANLGDKTFPIISELVDDIVLVREEEIVQAMHLLFERMKLVVEPSGAVGLAAALSARAKMAGKRVGIILSGGNVDMSAFFASVLPRADS; this comes from the coding sequence GTGAACCAACGACCTTCCCTTGCAGATATCCGAGAGGCGCACGCGCGGATAGCGCCTCACATCCATCGTACGCCGGTCTTCAGGAGCCGCAGCCTGGACACGCTGGTCGGCGCCGAGCTGTTCTTCAAGTGCGAAAACCTGCAGCGCAGCGGCTCCTTCAAGATTCGCGGCGCCACCAACGCGGTCCTTTCCCTGGGCGCAGAGGAGGCTGCTCCTGGCGTGGTGACTCATTCCTCCGGAAACCACGCGGCAGCGCTGGCATTGGCCGCTCACCTCAGAGGGATCGCCGCGCACATCGTCATGCCGGAGAATGCGCCCGCAGTCAAGGTGGCGGCAGTCAGGGCCTATGGCGGCCGCATTACCTTTTGCTCGCCCAGCATGAAGGCGCGGGAGGAGGCTGCAGCGCGCATCGTTGCAGAAACGGGTGCCACGCTCGTTCATCCCTACAACGACCACAGGATCATCGCGGGCCAGGGCACGGCGGCGCTGGAGCTCCTCGAGCAGGTGGAACATCTGGACATGGTGCTTGCGCCCGTGAGCGGCGGTGGGCTGTTGAGCGGCACGGCCATCGCGGCGAAAGGCTTGCGGCGGCAGGTGCGAGTCCTGGGGTGCGAGCCGCGCAATGCCGACGATGCCTACCGCTCGCTGCGTGAAGGGCGCATCGTCACCAACGAGCACCCCGTGACCATCGCCGACGGCCTGCGTGCGAACCTGGGGGATAAGACCTTTCCCATCATCAGCGAGCTGGTAGACGACATCGTGTTGGTGAGGGAGGAGGAGATTGTGCAGGCCATGCACCTGCTCTTCGAGAGGATGAAGCTGGTGGTGGAACCGTCTGGGGCAGTTGGTTTGGCCGCGGCCCTCTCAGCGAGGGCCAAGATGGCGGGCAAGAGGGTTGGCATCATCCTCTCGGGCGGCAACGTGGACATGAGTGCCTTCTTTGCCTCAGTGTTGCCTCGTGCGGACTCGTAG
- a CDS encoding aldo/keto reductase, translating into MEYVKLGRTGLKVSRICLGTMNFGPYADERESLAIMDKAFELGINFFDTANVYGWKLGEGVTEQMIGSWFAQRPGRRNQIVLATKVFGKMGEGPNDGRLSAYHICRACEDSLRRLRTDRIDLYQMHHVDPQTPWEEIWQAMDQLIQAGKVLYVGSSNFAAWHIVYANAVAAQRHLFGIVSEQSKYNLAVRAIELELIPMCRALGVGLLPWSPLAGGLLGGILHESAEGRRAKEDIKRVLEKHRGQVERYEAFCRQRGEPPAAVALAWLLHNPAVTSPIIGPRTLDQLVSAMRALEIELSAEDLAQLDEIWPGPGGPAPEAYAW; encoded by the coding sequence ATGGAGTACGTCAAGCTTGGCCGCACCGGGCTGAAGGTGAGCAGGATATGCCTTGGCACCATGAACTTTGGACCATACGCCGACGAGCGCGAGAGCTTGGCCATCATGGACAAGGCTTTCGAGCTGGGGATAAACTTCTTCGACACAGCCAACGTGTACGGATGGAAGCTGGGCGAGGGCGTGACCGAGCAAATGATTGGCTCCTGGTTCGCACAGCGCCCTGGCCGCCGCAACCAGATTGTGCTGGCCACCAAGGTCTTTGGCAAGATGGGAGAAGGCCCGAATGATGGTCGCCTCTCGGCCTACCACATCTGCCGCGCCTGTGAGGATAGCCTGCGGCGGCTGCGTACCGACCGCATCGACCTGTACCAGATGCACCACGTCGACCCACAGACGCCATGGGAGGAGATCTGGCAGGCCATGGACCAGCTCATTCAGGCGGGGAAGGTGCTGTACGTGGGGAGCAGCAACTTTGCCGCTTGGCACATCGTCTACGCCAACGCCGTGGCAGCGCAGCGCCACCTGTTTGGCATCGTCTCTGAGCAGAGCAAGTACAACCTCGCGGTCCGCGCCATCGAGTTGGAGTTGATTCCGATGTGTCGCGCCTTAGGCGTTGGCCTCCTCCCATGGAGTCCGCTGGCAGGGGGACTGTTAGGCGGCATCCTCCACGAATCGGCAGAGGGGCGCCGCGCCAAGGAGGACATCAAGAGGGTGTTGGAAAAGCACAGGGGGCAGGTGGAGCGCTACGAGGCTTTCTGCCGGCAGCGCGGGGAGCCGCCTGCAGCAGTGGCCTTGGCTTGGTTGCTGCACAACCCAGCGGTGACCTCGCCCATTATCGGCCCGAGAACCCTGGACCAGCTGGTCTCTGCCATGCGCGCCTTGGAGATTGAACTTTCTGCCGAAGATCTCGCCCAGTTAGACGAGATCTGGCCAGGTCCCGGTGGCCCGGCGCCCGAGGCTTACGCGTGGTGA